One genomic window of Arachis hypogaea cultivar Tifrunner chromosome 8, arahy.Tifrunner.gnm2.J5K5, whole genome shotgun sequence includes the following:
- the LOC112705395 gene encoding phosphatidylinositol 4-phosphate 5-kinase 6-like, which translates to MGKGRFSWPSGATYEGDFKDGHMDGKGTYIGSSGDTYKGCWVMDLRHGNGTQSFPNGDFYDGEWRKGMQSGHGRYQWKNGNHYIGQWRHGLFSGNGTMMWSNGNRYDGCWEEGLPKGNGTFRWGDGSFYVGVWSKDPKEQSGTYYPSGSCAGNLEWDPQELYSVDLDECRLWPCEKVAIYPSHKTLNPAGLEEEEEPTFKKSDACERPRWKSVDGRLSNYSSEDGSSYSYDGSSLGSPLVDPLLPRAPNFRLKPPKRQGETISKGHKNYELMLNLQLGIRHAVGRPAPSTSLDLKSSAFDPKEKVWTKFPSEGSKYTPPHSSCEFKWKDYCPVVFRALRKLFKVDPADYMLSLCGNDALRELSSPGKSGSFFYLTHDDRYMIKTMKKAECKVFLRMLPGYYKHVRAFENTLVTKFFGLHCVRLTGTAQKKVRFVIMGNLFCSQYPIHRRFDLKGSTFGRTTDKPESEVDPTVTLKDLDLNYIFRLRKAWFQEFCRQVDRDCDFLEQERIMDYSLLVGLHFRGISCGENVTPSSGRSSGTRTPTGYALSCMDFLKLF; encoded by the exons ATGGGTAAGGGTAGGTTTAGTTGGCCTAGTGGTGCAACCTATGAGGGTGATTTCAAAGATGGTCATATGGATGGTAAGGGTACTTATATTGGTTCATCTGGGGATACTTATAAGGGTTGTTGGGTAATGGATTTGAGACATGGAAATGGGACTCAAAGTTTTCCCAATGGGGATTTCTATGATGGGGAATGGAGGAAAGGGATGCAAAGTGGTCATGGTaggtatcaatggaagaatgggAACCATTACATTGGTCAATGGAGGCATGGTTTGTTCTCTGGGAATGGGACAATGATGTGGAGCAATGGGAATAGGTATGATGGTTGTTGGGAGGAGGGCTTGCCCAAAGGGAACGGAACCTTCCGCTGGGGCGATGGAAGCTTCTATGTTGGGGTTTGgagtaaggatccaaaggaacaGAGTGGGACTTATTATCCATCAGGATCTTGTGCTGGAAACTTGGAATGGGATCCTCAAGAGCTTTATTCAGTTGATTTGGATGAATGCAGGTTGTGGCCGTGCGAGAAGGTCGCCATTTACCCTTCGCACAAGACGTTGAATCCGGCCGgcttggaggaggaggaggaaccgACGTTTAAGAAGAGCGACGCCTGCGAGCGGCCGAGGTGGAAGTCCGTGGACGGAAGGCTTAGTAATTATAGCTCTGAAGATGGTTCTTCTTACTCTTATGATGGAAGTAGTTTGGGAAGTCCTCTTGTTGATCCTTTGCTTCCAAGAGCTCCCAATTTCAGGCTTAAGCCCCCTAAACGCCAAGGAGAGACTATATCTAAAGGTCATAAGAATTATGAACTCATGCTAAATTTGCAACTAGGTATCAG ACATGCTGTTGGAAGACCTGCTCCTAGTACATCTCTTGATCTAAAATCCTCTGCATTTGATCCCAAAGAAAAAGTATGGACAAAGTTTCCATCAGAAGGGTCCAAATACACACCACCTCACTCATCTTGTGAGTTTAAATGGAAAGACTATTGTCCGGTAGTGTTTAG gGCTCTAAGAAAATTGTTCAAAGTTGATCCAGCTGATTATATGTTATCGTTATGTGGGAATGATGCCCTTCGGGAACTCTCATCGCCAGGAAAAAGTGGTAGCTTTTTTTATTTAACCCATGATGACCGATACATGATCAAGACCATGAAGAAAGCAGAATgtaaa gtTTTTCTTAGAATGTTGCCTGGTTACTACAAACATGTTAGGGCTTTTGAGAACACTTTAGTCACCAAGTTTTTCGGCCTCCATTGTGTTAGATTAACGGGAACAGCTCAAAAAAAG GTTCGATTTGTCATCATGGGAAATCTATTCTGTTCACAGTACCCCATCCATAGGCGCTTTGACTTAAAAGGTTCAACCTTTGGTCGAACAACTGATAAGCCTGAATCTGAAGTAGATCCTACCGTAACACTCAAGGACCTTGATCTAAATTATATATTTCGATTGCGGAAGGCTTGGTTTCAAGAATTTTGCAG GCAAGTGGATAGGGACTGTGACTTTCTTGAGCAGGAGAGGATTATGGATTATAGCTTGTTGGTTGGTCTTCACTTTCGGGGAATATCGTGTGGTGAAAATGTTACGCCTTCTTCTGGTCGCAGTTCAGGAACTCGAACCCCAACTGGTTATGCCTTGTCTTGCATGGATTTTCTTAAGTTATTTTGA